A genomic stretch from Chloroflexota bacterium includes:
- a CDS encoding helix-turn-helix transcriptional regulator: MITNERQYRITKSWLERFEQARAGVDEEGASLPPRARQALRDQYDSQVEELREQLAEYEALRRGQVAVLELASLGELPEALIRARAAAGLSQEALAGRLGLKKQQVQRYEATRYAGVSLERVQEVADALGVKIHERVVLPVAAGAPDQSGAGSTHDPASLAGLLARAGVTHDDLAGRLRVPPSVTLKLQRGRIDPETVPEPLLEGLGEELGIGAAEVRRCIAPRARTAQLAHARAGTQGRRGTSKASVAQPAGADERGLVPFRDALASAPDLTDEHRRAWLETEGREG; the protein is encoded by the coding sequence ATGATCACGAACGAGCGGCAGTACCGCATCACCAAGAGCTGGCTGGAGCGCTTCGAGCAGGCCCGTGCCGGCGTCGACGAGGAGGGCGCCTCCCTTCCTCCCCGAGCGCGGCAGGCGCTGCGTGACCAGTACGACAGCCAGGTCGAGGAGCTGCGCGAGCAGCTCGCCGAGTACGAAGCCCTGCGCCGCGGGCAGGTGGCGGTCCTCGAGCTGGCCTCCCTCGGCGAGCTGCCGGAGGCGTTGATCCGCGCGCGGGCGGCGGCCGGGTTGAGCCAGGAGGCGCTGGCCGGTCGACTCGGGTTGAAGAAGCAGCAGGTGCAGCGATACGAGGCCACTCGCTACGCCGGCGTGAGCCTGGAACGGGTCCAGGAAGTCGCCGACGCACTCGGTGTGAAGATCCATGAGAGGGTCGTGCTGCCGGTCGCCGCCGGCGCGCCCGACCAGTCCGGCGCCGGTTCGACGCACGACCCGGCCTCGCTCGCGGGGTTGCTGGCTCGCGCCGGCGTGACCCACGACGACCTGGCGGGGCGACTCCGGGTGCCCCCGAGCGTCACGCTCAAGCTGCAGCGCGGCCGCATCGACCCGGAGACCGTGCCCGAGCCACTCCTCGAGGGGCTGGGAGAGGAGCTGGGCATCGGCGCCGCCGAGGTGCGCCGGTGCATAGCCCCGAGGGCCCGTACGGCCCAGTTGGCGCACGCGCGCGCCGGCACCCAGGGGCGCAGGGGCACGTCGAAGGCGAGCGTGGCGCAGCCCGCGGGAGCCGACGAGCGGGGGCTCGTGCCGTTCCGCGATGCGCTGGCGAGCGCGCCGGACCTGACCGACGAGCACCGGCGCGCGTGGTTGGAGACCGAGGGTCGGGAGGGCTAG
- a CDS encoding sigma-70 family RNA polymerase sigma factor, with protein MSSQRLGGGNPVFGPGEAEEMVRELRGHLRTEQERRARGEAEAAVRARARATSIVGELARRLERRFERYARAAFDEAPQLIEDAVAEMFAELCRRVRDTSGTNALMERRFNLVVKTLIIDAIRKVRVHHGLTKAGAPNSAGFTLLSLEAANERAAAAASGERVARPLEVADPAGEDAYARIAEQALGRTAVGWLGQLPPRQRRVVEDRLFDGRAWADVAARVGVSAKTAQTDLEQALATLRAMYAQRLEGDAT; from the coding sequence GTGAGCAGCCAGCGATTGGGCGGCGGCAACCCGGTCTTCGGTCCCGGGGAAGCCGAGGAGATGGTCCGCGAGCTCCGGGGCCATCTCCGGACCGAGCAGGAGCGACGCGCGCGGGGGGAGGCCGAGGCGGCGGTGCGGGCGCGGGCGCGGGCCACGTCGATCGTCGGAGAACTGGCCCGTCGGCTCGAGCGGCGCTTCGAGCGCTACGCCCGCGCCGCGTTCGACGAGGCGCCCCAGCTGATCGAGGACGCGGTGGCCGAGATGTTCGCCGAGCTCTGCCGGCGGGTCCGCGACACCTCGGGCACCAACGCCCTCATGGAACGACGCTTCAACCTGGTCGTGAAGACCCTGATCATCGACGCCATCAGGAAAGTGCGGGTGCATCACGGCCTCACGAAGGCGGGCGCACCGAACTCGGCAGGCTTCACCCTGCTGAGCCTCGAGGCCGCCAACGAGCGAGCGGCAGCGGCGGCAAGCGGCGAGCGAGTCGCCCGGCCGCTGGAGGTGGCGGACCCGGCCGGTGAGGATGCCTACGCGCGGATCGCGGAGCAGGCCCTCGGCCGGACGGCGGTGGGCTGGCTGGGCCAGCTGCCGCCGCGCCAGCGGCGGGTGGTCGAGGATCGCCTGTTCGACGGGCGGGCGTGGGCCGATGTCGCCGCCCGCGTCGGTGTGTCGGCTAAGACCGCCCAGACCGACCTGGAGCAGGCGCTGGCCACGCTCCGGGCGATGTACGCGCAACGACTAGAAGGGGACGCGACATGA